From a region of the uncultured Draconibacterium sp. genome:
- the ychF gene encoding redox-regulated ATPase YchF, whose translation MALKCGIVGLPNVGKSTLFNCLSSAKAQSANFPFCTIEPNLGVITVPDDRLTKLEELVKPQRVVPTTVEIVDIAGLVRGASKGEGLGNKFLGNIRETDAIIHVLRCFENENITHVDETINPVRDKETIDIELQLKDLETVESRIAKVEKQARTGSDPEAKRMYRILSKYKEVLMEGKSARTVEVDSSDAAVVKSLELLTNKPILYVCNVDEPAVIKGNAHVEAVKEAIKDESSEMLMIAAATEADIAELDDFEERQMFLDDLGLKEAGVSKLIKTAYKLLQLETYFTAGVKEVRAWTYHKGSKAPQAAGVIHSDFEKGFIRAEVIKYNDFITLGSELACKEAGKMSIEGKEYVVTDGDIMHFRFNV comes from the coding sequence ATGGCTTTGAAATGTGGTATTGTTGGTTTGCCAAACGTCGGAAAATCAACATTGTTTAATTGTTTGTCGAGTGCAAAAGCACAATCAGCAAATTTTCCTTTTTGTACAATCGAACCCAACTTAGGGGTGATAACTGTACCCGACGATAGATTAACAAAATTGGAGGAATTGGTAAAACCGCAACGTGTGGTTCCAACAACGGTTGAAATTGTTGATATCGCCGGGTTGGTTCGCGGGGCAAGTAAAGGAGAAGGTTTGGGTAATAAATTCCTGGGTAATATTCGCGAAACCGATGCGATTATTCACGTTTTGCGTTGTTTCGAAAACGAAAATATTACGCACGTTGATGAAACTATCAATCCGGTACGCGATAAGGAAACCATTGATATTGAACTTCAGTTGAAAGATCTGGAGACCGTTGAAAGCCGTATTGCTAAAGTTGAAAAACAGGCTCGTACAGGAAGCGATCCTGAAGCCAAACGTATGTACCGTATTCTGTCGAAATACAAAGAGGTGTTGATGGAAGGAAAATCGGCACGTACTGTTGAGGTTGATTCATCGGATGCAGCAGTTGTAAAAAGCCTTGAATTGCTGACAAATAAACCGATATTGTATGTTTGTAATGTTGACGAGCCTGCTGTAATTAAAGGGAATGCACACGTTGAAGCCGTAAAAGAAGCCATAAAAGATGAGAGTTCGGAAATGCTAATGATTGCAGCAGCAACAGAAGCCGATATTGCAGAGCTGGATGATTTTGAGGAGCGCCAAATGTTTTTGGACGATCTTGGATTGAAAGAGGCCGGTGTAAGTAAATTGATAAAAACAGCTTATAAATTACTTCAGCTTGAAACCTATTTTACAGCCGGAGTAAAAGAAGTACGTGCATGGACTTACCACAAAGGAAGCAAAGCGCCACAGGCTGCGGGTGTTATTCACTCTGATTTCGAAAAAGGATTTATTCGTGCCGAGGTGATTAAATACAACGACTTTATAACTTTAGGATCGGAACTGGCCTGTAAAGAAGCCGGAAAAATGTCGATTGAAGGAAAAGAGTATGTTGTAACCGATGGAGATATAATGCACTTCAGGTTTAATGTTTAA
- a CDS encoding acyloxyacyl hydrolase yields MKGINIHWKELLIFKFLLFISVIAQAQQSNLPTNEITEYSLSENYKTIPGAFDSLFFSTPIIHRIGIEIRPAYILPTNPYIKDANKTSNPIKSSFATHLKYSFRFFPNTLADKIYGTPYQGIGLAHYNLSHSNELGSPFSFYLFQGARVSQISHNLSLNYEWNFGLSLGWKPYDFENNPNNTIIGSKANAYINTNFYFSWMLAENLNFNTGVSVTHFSNGNTKFPNAGLNTLGVKAGVLYSFIPKKETINLPSESMVPVFKEHISYDLVFFGSWRRTGVDFLDTQIASPEAYPVMGFCFSPMYNLGYKLRLGVSLDGVYDGSANVYTEDYIMEPRQVFYKPPLNQQLALGLSIRAEYVMPYFTVGLGLGKNALYGKGDLKAYYQVIALKTEITRNSFVHIGYSVKDSHLPNFLMLGLGYRFNNKYPSFYRK; encoded by the coding sequence ATGAAGGGCATTAATATACATTGGAAGGAACTTCTCATTTTTAAGTTTTTGCTTTTCATTTCTGTTATTGCACAAGCCCAACAGTCAAATCTTCCAACCAACGAAATAACCGAATACTCTCTTTCTGAAAATTACAAAACTATTCCTGGTGCATTCGACTCACTTTTTTTCTCAACCCCCATTATTCACCGAATAGGAATTGAAATTCGTCCGGCTTACATATTGCCTACAAATCCTTATATTAAAGATGCAAACAAAACCTCAAATCCAATCAAATCTTCATTCGCAACGCATTTAAAATATTCCTTTCGTTTTTTCCCCAACACCCTTGCCGACAAAATTTACGGAACACCCTATCAGGGAATTGGCCTGGCACACTACAATTTAAGCCACAGCAATGAACTGGGAAGCCCGTTTTCATTTTACCTGTTTCAGGGAGCACGGGTGAGTCAGATCTCGCATAATCTATCGTTAAACTACGAGTGGAATTTTGGCTTATCACTGGGATGGAAACCGTATGATTTTGAAAACAACCCCAACAACACCATAATTGGATCGAAAGCAAACGCCTACATCAACACCAACTTTTATTTTAGCTGGATGCTTGCTGAGAACCTGAATTTTAACACTGGAGTGTCAGTCACTCATTTTTCTAACGGCAACACTAAATTCCCCAATGCCGGACTTAATACATTAGGTGTAAAAGCAGGAGTTTTATACAGTTTTATTCCGAAAAAGGAAACAATCAATCTCCCGTCTGAATCAATGGTTCCTGTGTTTAAAGAACACATTAGCTACGATCTTGTATTCTTTGGCTCGTGGCGCCGTACCGGAGTTGATTTTTTGGATACCCAAATTGCATCGCCGGAAGCTTACCCGGTAATGGGGTTTTGTTTTTCACCGATGTATAACCTTGGGTACAAACTGCGACTGGGCGTATCGCTTGATGGCGTTTACGATGGGAGTGCCAATGTTTACACCGAAGACTATATTATGGAACCTCGTCAGGTATTTTATAAACCGCCACTTAATCAGCAACTGGCATTAGGGCTTTCGATTCGTGCCGAATATGTAATGCCTTATTTTACGGTTGGACTGGGACTGGGCAAAAATGCCTTGTACGGCAAAGGCGATCTTAAAGCTTACTACCAGGTTATAGCCCTTAAAACAGAAATTACCAGGAATTCTTTTGTCCACATTGGTTACAGTGTGAAAGATTCTCACTTGCCTAATTTCCTTATGCTGGGCCTTGGCTACAGATTTAACAACAAATACCCTTCATTTTACCGCAAATAA
- a CDS encoding arylsulfatase — protein MKHLFVLVFLFLAVALNASEKEKHPHIIFIITDQQRADALGCMGNAAVISPNIDKLSDLGVTFVNAYSSVPSCTPARAGLLTGLSPWHHGMLGYGRVARKYKYEMPRMLREAGYYTFGIGKMHWFPQKALHGFHGTLVDESGRVEQDGFVSDYRDWFKLQAPGKDPDKTGIGWNEHSAGVYQLDEKLHPTYWTGQTAVEIIENYKKDKPLFLKVSFARPHSPYDPPQRFLDLYEDVQIPVPYLGDWDEQYEGLEGGKEAAFGDFGIDHAIESRRHYYASITFIDEMVGKIIQTLKEKGIYENTLICFTSDHGDMLGDHYHWRKTYAYEGSSNIPFIVKWPESLEGKLAPGSRLEQVTELRDFLPTFLDAAGADISEDMDGLSILELIKDPQTAWRDYIDLEHATTYSEENYWCALTDGTWKYIWFFRTGKEQLFNLKTDPGEQNDMSSTNLEVTETWRQKMVDHLSERGDGFVKGGKLVQRSETLLYSPNYPNDERTPNELINDWRIEYKGVIEN, from the coding sequence ATGAAACATCTATTTGTACTTGTCTTTTTGTTTTTGGCAGTAGCACTCAATGCCTCCGAAAAAGAAAAGCACCCACACATTATTTTTATAATAACCGATCAGCAACGTGCCGATGCGCTGGGGTGCATGGGCAATGCTGCCGTAATATCGCCTAATATCGATAAGCTTTCTGATTTGGGGGTAACTTTTGTAAATGCTTACTCGTCGGTGCCCAGCTGCACACCGGCACGTGCCGGGCTGCTTACCGGTTTGTCTCCCTGGCATCATGGAATGTTGGGCTATGGCCGTGTCGCCCGAAAGTATAAATACGAAATGCCTCGGATGTTGCGCGAAGCCGGTTATTACACTTTTGGTATCGGGAAAATGCACTGGTTCCCGCAAAAAGCTTTGCATGGGTTTCACGGAACTTTAGTAGATGAAAGCGGTCGAGTTGAGCAAGATGGATTTGTTAGCGATTACCGCGATTGGTTTAAATTGCAGGCGCCCGGCAAAGATCCGGATAAAACCGGGATTGGCTGGAATGAACATAGTGCAGGAGTTTATCAGCTCGACGAAAAATTGCATCCTACTTATTGGACCGGTCAAACAGCGGTTGAGATCATTGAAAATTATAAGAAGGATAAACCACTATTTCTAAAAGTATCGTTTGCGCGTCCGCATAGTCCTTACGATCCGCCGCAGCGTTTTCTTGACCTTTATGAAGATGTTCAGATTCCAGTACCGTATTTAGGAGATTGGGATGAACAATATGAAGGTTTGGAAGGTGGTAAAGAAGCAGCTTTTGGCGATTTTGGAATTGATCATGCTATTGAAAGCCGGCGACATTATTACGCCAGCATCACCTTTATTGACGAGATGGTTGGAAAGATCATTCAGACGCTGAAGGAAAAAGGCATTTATGAAAATACGCTGATTTGTTTCACATCCGACCATGGTGATATGTTGGGCGACCACTACCACTGGCGAAAAACCTATGCTTACGAAGGTTCATCAAATATCCCTTTTATAGTGAAATGGCCTGAATCGTTGGAAGGCAAATTAGCTCCCGGTTCCAGATTAGAACAGGTTACCGAGTTACGTGATTTTCTCCCCACATTCTTAGATGCTGCCGGAGCAGATATTTCTGAGGATATGGATGGTTTATCAATTCTCGAGTTGATTAAAGATCCGCAAACTGCATGGAGAGATTACATCGATCTTGAACATGCAACAACCTATAGCGAGGAGAATTATTGGTGTGCTTTAACAGATGGCACCTGGAAATATATCTGGTTTTTCAGAACAGGAAAGGAACAACTTTTTAACCTGAAAACTGATCCGGGAGAGCAAAACGATATGTCTTCAACAAATTTGGAAGTAACAGAAACCTGGCGCCAAAAAATGGTTGATCATTTGAGCGAAAGGGGAGACGGATTTGTAAAAGGTGGGAAGTTGGTTCAGCGATCAGAGACTTTATTGTACAGTCCGAATTACCCAAATGACGAGCGTACGCCAAATGAGCTGATTAATGATTGGAGAATAGAGTATAAAGGTGTAATCGAAAACTAA
- the yajC gene encoding preprotein translocase subunit YajC, with translation MLNSILLMMQPQEGSDANPLMSFLPLLLIIVVFYFFMIRPQMKRQKETRKFRESLQKGDKVVTTGGIYGKVVKIEETVIQLEISKDVVIKVDKNGIVKDMSDVQPQR, from the coding sequence ATGTTGAATTCTATTTTATTAATGATGCAGCCACAAGAAGGTAGTGATGCCAATCCTTTAATGAGCTTTTTACCACTATTGCTGATCATCGTGGTTTTTTACTTTTTTATGATCCGCCCACAAATGAAACGCCAGAAAGAAACCCGTAAGTTTCGCGAAAGCTTACAAAAAGGCGACAAAGTAGTAACAACCGGTGGAATTTACGGAAAAGTAGTAAAGATTGAGGAAACAGTTATACAACTGGAAATTTCGAAAGATGTTGTAATTAAAGTTGACAAAAACGGTATTGTAAAAGATATGAGCGACGTTCAACCACAGCGTTAA
- a CDS encoding DUF1573 domain-containing protein, with protein MHKLAFIFFIIVLVSCEANKNNNTIQKQNNAELAPTEITIDEAVHNFGQLKAGEIVLHTFVLTNTGDTDLVIESLETDCGCVEAHFNDQPVKPGETTLIEVEFNTAGLVGREYKTIEVLGNSKELKHLAIFAQVENELIDIKY; from the coding sequence ATGCACAAACTGGCTTTCATATTTTTTATTATTGTTTTGGTTTCATGCGAAGCCAACAAAAACAACAATACTATTCAAAAACAAAATAATGCAGAATTGGCTCCAACCGAAATTACGATTGACGAAGCCGTTCATAATTTTGGACAGTTAAAAGCCGGCGAAATAGTGTTGCACACCTTTGTTTTAACCAATACCGGCGATACCGATTTGGTAATCGAAAGCCTTGAAACCGACTGTGGCTGCGTGGAAGCCCACTTTAACGACCAACCGGTAAAACCCGGAGAAACCACTTTAATTGAAGTTGAATTTAACACCGCCGGATTGGTTGGAAGAGAATACAAAACAATTGAAGTACTTGGAAATAGCAAAGAATTAAAACATTTAGCTATTTTTGCCCAAGTTGAGAACGAACTTATTGATATTAAATATTAA
- the nusB gene encoding transcription antitermination factor NusB, with the protein MISRRIIRTKVLQVLYAYYSNDEKSINNTEKELFFCIHKSYDLYHYLLSLVTEIADYAEGRIEIRRKKHQPTHEDLNPNTKFITNQVIDQLRKNNKLNTYLDQKKLNWKDHPELIKELYLMMIESDIYQEYMADNNRSYMNDRKFIEKFFNKIILISEDLYMVLEEQSIYWNDDVEFVISMISKTLRRFNELSDSEQSLMPMFKDQEDRDFTKNLLRKAIINQEELRILIKEHSRNWDMERIAFMDILIMQLAITEFLYFPTIPTKVTLNEYIELSKFYSTEKSRNFINGILDKTLKDLKSTEKISKEGRGLIGE; encoded by the coding sequence ATGATTAGCAGAAGGATTATCCGCACAAAGGTTTTACAAGTATTGTACGCCTATTACTCCAACGACGAGAAATCGATCAACAACACCGAGAAAGAACTGTTCTTTTGTATCCACAAATCTTACGACCTTTACCACTACTTGTTATCGCTGGTAACCGAAATTGCAGATTATGCAGAGGGCCGCATCGAAATCAGAAGAAAAAAACATCAGCCAACACACGAAGATCTGAATCCGAATACCAAGTTTATTACCAATCAGGTTATTGATCAGTTGCGTAAAAACAACAAGCTGAACACTTATCTTGATCAGAAAAAACTGAATTGGAAAGATCATCCCGAGCTAATTAAGGAATTGTACCTGATGATGATCGAGTCGGATATTTACCAGGAATATATGGCCGACAACAATCGTTCGTACATGAACGACCGCAAATTCATTGAGAAATTTTTCAATAAGATCATCCTTATTTCGGAAGACCTGTATATGGTGCTTGAAGAACAAAGCATTTACTGGAACGATGATGTTGAGTTTGTGATTTCGATGATCTCAAAAACGCTGCGTCGTTTCAACGAACTTTCTGATTCGGAACAATCGCTAATGCCGATGTTTAAAGACCAGGAAGACCGTGATTTTACAAAAAACCTGTTGCGTAAAGCCATCATTAATCAAGAAGAACTACGTATATTGATTAAAGAGCACTCGCGCAACTGGGATATGGAGCGCATTGCTTTTATGGACATTTTAATTATGCAACTGGCCATTACCGAGTTCCTGTATTTCCCCACTATTCCGACAAAAGTAACGTTGAATGAATATATCGAGCTTTCGAAGTTTTACAGCACCGAAAAGAGCCGCAATTTTATTAACGGTATTCTGGACAAAACGCTGAAAGACTTAAAAAGCACCGAAAAGATCAGTAAAGAAGGACGCGGATTGATTGGCGAATAA
- a CDS encoding rhomboid family intramembrane serine protease, which produces MPLFRYYPSNPKNLDPEMEKKIFFHSLLFPAIFVLALWIVKIIELTSGLSFVKLGIFPRHVNGLQGVLFSPFIHSDFSHLISNSLPFFILGFMLIYFYRRISYRIFFLLYILSGISTWFMGREAWHIGASGVVYAMAAFHFVSGIIRSDVRLLTLSAIVVFLYGGLVWGLLPIRPEISWEGHLSGAIFGVALAFYYRKYIVRREKFDWEDEPDDEEEENDGTYYFSESTYTRSINVNEEDSEQNETKHRQD; this is translated from the coding sequence ATGCCATTATTTCGCTATTATCCAAGCAATCCCAAAAATCTTGATCCGGAAATGGAGAAAAAGATCTTTTTCCACAGTCTCTTGTTTCCGGCCATTTTTGTTTTGGCCTTATGGATTGTCAAGATAATAGAGCTAACTTCGGGTTTAAGCTTTGTGAAATTGGGTATTTTTCCACGACACGTAAATGGTTTGCAGGGCGTGCTCTTCTCCCCTTTTATTCATTCCGATTTTAGCCACTTAATTTCCAATTCTCTACCCTTTTTTATTCTGGGTTTTATGCTCATTTATTTCTACCGGAGAATTTCATACCGCATCTTTTTTCTCCTGTACATTTTATCCGGAATCAGCACCTGGTTTATGGGGCGCGAAGCCTGGCACATTGGCGCCAGCGGAGTAGTTTATGCTATGGCAGCCTTTCATTTTGTTAGTGGTATTATTCGCTCCGATGTGCGCCTGCTTACGCTTTCAGCAATTGTGGTTTTTCTTTACGGCGGACTGGTTTGGGGTTTGTTGCCCATCCGTCCCGAAATTTCGTGGGAAGGCCATTTGTCGGGAGCCATATTTGGTGTGGCACTTGCATTTTACTACCGGAAATATATTGTTCGCCGTGAAAAGTTCGATTGGGAAGATGAACCCGATGATGAAGAGGAAGAAAATGACGGAACTTATTATTTTTCAGAATCAACTTACACACGTTCAATTAACGTTAATGAAGAAGATTCGGAGCAAAATGAAACGAAACACCGACAAGACTAG
- a CDS encoding sulfatase gives MKELKYLIIILVFFSACKAEKTKEKQRPNILFILSDDHTSQAWGIYGGILKDVVHAPNISRLADEGVVLDNCFCTNSICTPSRATILTGRYSQHNGVYTLADALSPDSMNIAKVLQKNGYQTAIIGKWHLKTQPNGFDYFNVLPGQGRYWDPILKTKENWEDGYGGGKEYKGFSSDVISALGIDWMKNSDKTKPFMLMCNFKATHEPFDFPDRFKHLLDSVEIPEPESLYDAGPQTTGRTFPGQTLESLRDRYLENTRNSDYWAQYPELPFSVDGLNDKEQRRKTYQKLIKDFIRSGAALDDNIGKLLDYLDEAGLADNTVVIYTADQGYFLGEHGFFDKRLIYEESLRMPFVIRYPKELKGGNRIDDIILNIDFAALLADYAGVETPEFVEGESFRENLNGNTPENWRTSMYYRYWLHLVKRPGHFGIRNESYKLAFFYGQGLGMKGAEEQVTEPAWEFYDLQKDSKELHNAYNDPDYAGIIKQMKEDLLELRKQYDDTDEQYPVMKNILEEYWLQ, from the coding sequence ATGAAAGAGCTAAAGTATCTGATTATAATCCTCGTATTCTTCTCGGCTTGCAAAGCAGAGAAAACGAAAGAGAAGCAACGCCCCAATATTTTGTTTATTTTGAGTGACGACCATACCTCGCAGGCCTGGGGAATTTACGGTGGAATTTTAAAAGATGTAGTTCATGCTCCAAACATCAGTCGTTTGGCTGATGAAGGTGTGGTGCTCGACAATTGTTTTTGCACCAATTCCATTTGTACACCAAGTCGCGCCACCATTTTAACGGGACGTTATAGTCAACACAACGGTGTTTATACGCTGGCTGATGCCTTGTCGCCCGATAGTATGAACATTGCCAAAGTGTTGCAGAAAAACGGTTATCAAACTGCAATAATCGGGAAATGGCATTTGAAAACACAACCGAACGGTTTCGACTATTTTAATGTACTTCCGGGGCAGGGACGCTACTGGGACCCTATCCTAAAAACAAAAGAAAACTGGGAAGATGGATACGGCGGTGGAAAAGAATACAAAGGGTTTTCAAGCGATGTAATTTCTGCGTTGGGTATCGATTGGATGAAAAACAGCGATAAGACAAAGCCTTTTATGCTGATGTGCAATTTTAAGGCTACGCACGAGCCTTTCGATTTTCCTGATCGGTTTAAGCACTTACTGGATAGTGTGGAAATTCCGGAGCCCGAATCGTTGTACGATGCCGGACCGCAAACTACAGGGCGTACTTTTCCGGGGCAAACACTTGAATCGTTACGTGACCGTTACCTGGAGAATACGCGTAATTCGGATTATTGGGCGCAATATCCCGAACTTCCATTTTCGGTTGATGGCTTAAATGACAAAGAGCAGCGACGGAAAACCTACCAAAAGCTGATAAAAGATTTTATACGTAGTGGTGCTGCACTCGACGATAATATTGGGAAACTGCTCGACTATTTGGATGAAGCGGGACTGGCTGATAATACAGTGGTTATTTATACCGCCGATCAGGGGTATTTCCTGGGAGAACACGGTTTTTTTGATAAACGGCTTATTTACGAAGAGTCGCTTCGCATGCCTTTTGTAATTCGTTACCCAAAGGAATTGAAAGGAGGAAACAGGATCGACGATATAATTTTGAATATTGACTTTGCAGCATTACTAGCCGATTATGCAGGTGTTGAAACTCCTGAATTTGTAGAAGGAGAAAGTTTCCGTGAGAACCTGAATGGCAACACGCCTGAAAATTGGAGAACATCGATGTATTACCGCTATTGGTTACATTTGGTAAAACGGCCTGGCCACTTTGGCATCCGAAACGAAAGCTACAAACTGGCATTCTTTTATGGCCAGGGTTTAGGCATGAAAGGAGCAGAAGAACAAGTTACCGAACCGGCCTGGGAATTTTACGACTTGCAGAAAGATTCGAAAGAACTGCATAATGCTTACAATGATCCGGATTATGCAGGCATCATTAAACAAATGAAAGAGGATTTACTTGAATTGCGCAAACAGTACGACGATACCGATGAACAGTACCCGGTAATGAAAAATATTCTGGAAGAATATTGGTTGCAATAG
- a CDS encoding bifunctional 3,4-dihydroxy-2-butanone-4-phosphate synthase/GTP cyclohydrolase II has translation MTDIKLNTIPEAIAAIQKGEMVIVVDDEDRENEGDLIIASELITTEIVNFMASQARGLICVAITEERCKELELELMVGKNTSSNETAFTVSVDAIHPEVTTGISAADRAITIKMLVDKKTRPEQLGRPGHIFPLKAMERGVLRRTGHTEAAVDLARLAGLKPSGVLVEIMNEDGTMARLPQLYEFAQKHNLKLVTIKDLISYLFQSESLIDRGEEVALPTDYGDFRIVPFRQKSNGAEHVALIKGEWEPNEPIMVRVHSSCMTGDIFGSMRCECGDQLHASMKMIEDAGKGVIVYMMQEGRGIGLLNKIAAYKLQDQGLDTVEANIHLGFKADERDYGVGAQILSNLGVTKMRLLTNNPVKRVGLEGYGLEVTEIVPIEIAPNEHNQRYMKTKRDRMGHHLRKFNYDK, from the coding sequence ATGACAGATATAAAGCTTAACACAATTCCTGAAGCCATTGCTGCTATACAGAAAGGTGAAATGGTAATTGTTGTTGATGATGAAGATAGAGAGAATGAAGGTGATTTAATTATTGCCTCAGAATTGATCACCACAGAAATAGTAAATTTTATGGCTTCGCAGGCCCGGGGCCTTATTTGCGTTGCGATAACAGAAGAACGTTGCAAGGAATTGGAACTGGAATTAATGGTGGGTAAGAACACATCGTCCAATGAAACGGCTTTCACCGTTTCGGTTGATGCGATTCATCCTGAAGTAACAACGGGTATTTCTGCTGCCGACCGCGCCATTACCATTAAAATGCTGGTTGACAAAAAAACCCGACCGGAACAATTAGGTCGTCCGGGGCATATTTTCCCTTTAAAAGCAATGGAACGGGGGGTGTTGCGCCGTACCGGACATACCGAGGCTGCAGTTGACCTGGCTCGTTTAGCCGGATTAAAACCTTCGGGTGTGCTGGTTGAAATTATGAACGAAGACGGAACAATGGCCCGTTTGCCACAATTGTATGAGTTCGCACAAAAACATAATTTGAAGTTGGTTACCATTAAAGATTTGATTTCTTACCTATTTCAGAGTGAAAGTCTGATTGACAGAGGGGAAGAAGTTGCTTTGCCAACCGATTACGGTGATTTTAGGATTGTTCCTTTCCGTCAGAAATCAAATGGTGCCGAACATGTTGCTTTGATAAAAGGAGAGTGGGAGCCAAACGAACCAATTATGGTTAGGGTACACTCGTCGTGTATGACGGGCGATATTTTCGGATCGATGCGTTGTGAATGTGGCGATCAGTTACATGCCTCCATGAAAATGATCGAAGATGCCGGTAAAGGTGTTATTGTATATATGATGCAGGAAGGTCGCGGGATTGGACTTCTCAATAAAATTGCTGCCTACAAATTGCAGGATCAGGGACTGGATACCGTTGAAGCAAATATTCATCTTGGATTTAAAGCTGATGAACGCGATTACGGGGTTGGAGCTCAAATCTTGAGTAATCTTGGTGTTACAAAAATGCGATTGCTTACCAATAATCCGGTTAAACGTGTTGGTTTGGAAGGTTATGGATTGGAAGTAACAGAGATTGTTCCTATTGAGATTGCTCCAAACGAACACAATCAGCGTTACATGAAAACCAAACGCGACCGGATGGGGCATCACCTTAGAAAATTTAACTACGATAAATAA
- a CDS encoding RNA polymerase sigma factor has translation MQGTDKNIIADLKDVNKRDLAFHQLVGTYQERLYWHIRKIVMNHDDADDVLQNTFLKVWRSIDNFREESSLFTWLYRIATNESITFINSKKKKSFMPLNDASEFLMDNLTSDPYFEGDEIQLKLQKAILRLPEKQRIVFNMKYFDDLKYDEMSEILDTSVGALKASYHHAVKKIEDYLKSTD, from the coding sequence ATGCAGGGGACGGATAAAAATATTATTGCTGATTTAAAGGATGTAAACAAGCGCGATCTTGCTTTTCATCAACTCGTAGGTACTTACCAGGAGCGACTGTATTGGCATATCCGAAAAATTGTGATGAACCATGACGACGCGGACGATGTTTTGCAGAATACTTTTTTAAAAGTGTGGCGAAGTATTGATAATTTTCGCGAAGAGTCGAGCCTGTTTACCTGGCTATATCGTATTGCCACCAACGAATCGATCACATTTATCAATTCGAAAAAGAAAAAGAGCTTTATGCCCTTGAACGATGCCAGCGAGTTTTTAATGGATAATCTTACTTCCGATCCTTATTTCGAAGGAGATGAAATTCAGTTAAAACTACAGAAAGCAATTTTACGTTTACCCGAGAAGCAACGCATTGTTTTTAATATGAAATATTTTGATGATTTGAAATACGATGAAATGTCGGAAATTCTAGACACATCGGTTGGAGCGCTAAAGGCTTCCTATCATCATGCAGTGAAAAAGATTGAAGATTACTTAAAAAGCACAGATTAA